TTGGTTGCGCGCGGCGACCTCGATGATCGTCGCGATGCTCCGGCCCGGCCGCACCGGAACGCGCAGCATCGGTATCGGAGCTCCCAGCAGCTGATACGTGCGGTCCTCGGTACCGAGACGGTCGTACTCCTCGGTCGGATCCCACTCGGCCAGTTCGATCACCAACTCGATCTTCTTGGTGTCGCGAACCGCCGCGACGCCGAACAGGTCTTTGACGTTGATGATACCGAGTCCGCGGATTTCCATGTGGTGGCGGATGATCGGCGAGCCGGTGCCGTACACCAGATCGGCCCCGAGCCGGCGCAGCTTCACGATGTCGTCCGCCACGAGGCGATGCCCGCGAACGAGCAGGTCGAGGGCCGCTTCGCTCTTCCCGATGCCGCTTTTGCCCACCAACAACACGCCGACCCCGAGCACGTCCAACAGCACGCCGTGTATCGATGACGTCGGCGCGAGGTGCTCCTGCAACCAATGTTTGACGCCGCGGATGAACTCGCTGCTCACCAGCTGCGACACCATCAACGGAACCCCCTGCGCCTCACACGCGGCGACCAACTCTGCCGGGGGCTCGAGGCCGCGCGTGATCACGATGCACGCCGGCGACGCGGCCATGACGGTTTCGACCGCCACCGCCCGCGCCGCATCGTCGACACCGCGCAGGTAGTCGATCTCGGTGCCGCCGAGGCACAGCAGGCGGTCGTCGTGGATCTGCTCGCGGTAGCCCGTGAGCGCCAGGCCCGGCTTCTGAATGCGCGGCACGTAAATGGTGCGCCCCAACCCGGTCGCACCGGCCCGCAGGTCGAGTTGTAGCGGCTCTCCGAGATCGGCGAGCAGCCGGTCGACCGTCACGCTGGGAGTCGTACGGGTCACTCGAACCAGACTCCGTTCGCGGCCCGCGCATCCGCCGGGTTCCGGATTGCGACAGCGATCGCGCGGCCACGGCTCGTCCGCACAGCGGCGTCCCGCTCGTGACGCCCGCGCAACCGCGGGCCGCGCGCACGCGAGGCACGGGGCCCGGCGAGGTCTCCGAGCAGCAGCGCGGCGTGAGAAATCAGGGACATGGGCGAAATGCTATGCGTGAGGGCCGCCGCTAGTACTTGGCGTCCTCCTCCGCGAGGATTTCGTACATCGCGTCGGCATCGGCGGCGGCGAGCAGCCGCTTTCTGAACTCGCGGTCCTTGAACAGGCGGCTGACCCGGGCGAGCGCCTTGAGGTGCGCGCCGGTAGACGAGACCGGCGCGATGAGGACGAAAAACAAGTAGGTGGGCTGCCCGTCCATCGAGTCGAAATCCACCCCCTCCGCGACGCGCCCGAGACAGGCGACGATCTCGTCGAGACCGGGCAGTTTGCCGTGGGGAATGGCGACGCCCTCCCCGATGGCGGTCGACGCCAGCTCCTCGCGCTCGATGAGCACTCGGGCGATGGTTTCCTCGTCGAGGCCGGGCCGGTGCGACGCGATGTGGTGCGCGAGTTCCTGAAGGATGTCGCGCTTGGTCCGGCCCTTCAGCTGCGGGATCACCATGTCCCGCCGTATCAAGTCGATAATCTTCATCGAGCGCTCGGGCGGCAGACTAGCAAAAAAGCCCGTTCGCGGGGAGCGGCCGGCGCCGGCTGCGGCGCGAACCGTGAGGTCGCCCGCCGGCTCGCGAACGCGCGGGGCGTCGACGCCCGCGATGCGCTCGGCGCGGCCCGTGGGCGGCAACCGCGACAGCCAGCGACACCCGGTGGCCACCGCGCGCGTCCGGACGGCGACGGTCGCCGGGGGACCGCGGGCCGCCGGGCCAGGTTTCGACGCAGTCCCGCGCGCCGGCGAGCCGGCGCCACGGCGTCACGCCGTCGCCGCTTCCGTTTCGATCAGGCCGTAGCTGTCGTCGTCGCGCCGGTAGACGACGTTGACCTGCCCGGTATCCGCGTTGCGAAACACGAGGAACTGCAGGTCCGCGAGGTTCAATTGCATGATGGCCTCGTCGACCGTGAGCGGATGCGCGACGAACTTGTCGCGCTTGACGACCCGCGGCGCGGGCGGGGCCGGCTCGGGCGGTCGTGCATCTGGCGCGGGCGTCTCCTCGAGCACGGTATGAGCGTACGGCATCGGTGTCACGTCCGTGCGCGGCTTGTGATCGCGCAGCTTGTCCTTGT
This region of Deltaproteobacteria bacterium genomic DNA includes:
- the hprK gene encoding HPr(Ser) kinase/phosphatase, producing the protein MTRTTPSVTVDRLLADLGEPLQLDLRAGATGLGRTIYVPRIQKPGLALTGYREQIHDDRLLCLGGTEIDYLRGVDDAARAVAVETVMAASPACIVITRGLEPPAELVAACEAQGVPLMVSQLVSSEFIRGVKHWLQEHLAPTSSIHGVLLDVLGVGVLLVGKSGIGKSEAALDLLVRGHRLVADDIVKLRRLGADLVYGTGSPIIRHHMEIRGLGIINVKDLFGVAAVRDTKKIELVIELAEWDPTEEYDRLGTEDRTYQLLGAPIPMLRVPVRPGRSIATIIEVAARNQLLKFMGHYTAREFQERLNRQIAEATPAGFDGDLVE
- a CDS encoding PTS sugar transporter subunit IIA codes for the protein MKIIDLIRRDMVIPQLKGRTKRDILQELAHHIASHRPGLDEETIARVLIEREELASTAIGEGVAIPHGKLPGLDEIVACLGRVAEGVDFDSMDGQPTYLFFVLIAPVSSTGAHLKALARVSRLFKDREFRKRLLAAADADAMYEILAEEDAKY
- the raiA gene encoding ribosome-associated translation inhibitor RaiA, with product MQFSVTFRQMEATDALKDYAKERMQRIKKYFPDPISCHVVMSTERYKHRVDVNLQLHNGLQIAGHEATEDMYSSIDLVVAKIERQVRRYKDKLRDHKPRTDVTPMPYAHTVLEETPAPDARPPEPAPPAPRVVKRDKFVAHPLTVDEAIMQLNLADLQFLVFRNADTGQVNVVYRRDDDSYGLIETEAATA